From the genome of Tindallia californiensis, one region includes:
- a CDS encoding DUF5693 family protein: MKNFSFDKMLILLLVISMVSGIMVINQRMNIESEHKQIEIYIDYYEIKELAEQSEYSFEWWLSKFKELGATHVVLEEDSLGLLRQELEPLSVEVGRDILREWNWERFAPESLVHYHSETGIDDYDVVVMTEEKDLYDKISNGLISRYKEERFTLLEEGETYAVVIHGSINDAVFTEPQQLEDTDGRSYMWEQRVHSSQLNRLSLGFNPDKVEVIKNAGLEIMPRPHGYKDWTGEKYIDALIEDMAFYDIEPSVMFFSGRQIPGYVDGSISKLESHLIENGINLGMIETSFQREHLELDGFDELANGMKHHSVRVFNIWPFVQQRYQFYHYEGAEEIENTLYRAVTERNIRVIYFKPFMENPNVYITDAAEYEKTFERFEERISRHGMSLGEASTFSEHQAGLIWILLMVVGVAAGMVLVMKKLLPLPNMLWGILLVLVISALFGLWMLRPTWGEKLIALAGAVIFPSLGMHYFCEDLWKISLMEKKQKALQAFSIGILILLKVTAISAIGAIIVAAVLSDVRYLLEMDIFRGVKIAQLIPIGVFALQFMYFFGYKRKEEEVYSPQIRLYEIRSLLMENIKIIYVAVLGLVMITGYVYLARTGHEGNLQPLELEMIIRNFLEEKLLVRPRTKEFTVAFPALMLGGYIASLRFKSLLFLTGMAAVIGQTSIVNTFSHLRTPVYVSVIRTIYSLIASVPFFAAYLLGLMMLVAIFKRWIRPMWDTLDLDRNQS; the protein is encoded by the coding sequence ATGAAAAATTTTTCTTTTGACAAAATGTTAATCCTGTTACTAGTCATTTCTATGGTAAGTGGCATTATGGTGATTAATCAACGCATGAACATAGAGTCTGAGCATAAGCAGATAGAGATATATATAGACTATTACGAAATAAAAGAATTAGCAGAGCAGTCTGAGTATAGCTTTGAGTGGTGGTTAAGTAAATTTAAGGAGTTAGGTGCCACTCATGTTGTTTTGGAAGAAGATAGCCTGGGGCTTTTGCGTCAGGAACTAGAGCCTTTAAGTGTCGAAGTAGGGAGAGATATTCTGAGAGAGTGGAATTGGGAGCGCTTTGCACCGGAATCCTTAGTACACTATCATAGTGAAACAGGCATTGATGATTATGATGTCGTTGTTATGACAGAAGAAAAAGACTTGTACGATAAAATCTCCAATGGGTTGATTAGTCGATACAAGGAAGAAAGGTTCACCTTGCTTGAAGAAGGAGAGACTTACGCGGTTGTTATTCATGGATCCATTAATGACGCTGTTTTTACGGAACCACAACAGTTAGAGGATACAGATGGAAGAAGTTATATGTGGGAACAACGAGTACATTCTTCACAACTAAACAGACTAAGCCTAGGTTTTAATCCGGACAAGGTAGAGGTCATCAAAAATGCAGGACTTGAAATAATGCCCAGACCTCACGGATACAAAGACTGGACCGGCGAAAAATATATAGACGCATTAATAGAAGACATGGCTTTTTATGATATTGAACCTTCGGTAATGTTTTTTTCGGGCAGACAGATACCGGGGTATGTTGATGGATCTATTTCGAAACTCGAGAGCCACTTGATTGAAAATGGCATAAACCTTGGGATGATAGAAACATCTTTTCAGCGAGAACATTTAGAGCTAGACGGTTTTGATGAGTTAGCGAACGGAATGAAGCATCATTCCGTTAGGGTTTTTAATATATGGCCTTTTGTTCAGCAAAGATACCAGTTTTATCATTACGAAGGAGCCGAAGAAATTGAAAATACTCTTTATCGAGCTGTAACGGAGAGAAATATTCGTGTTATTTACTTTAAGCCATTTATGGAAAATCCAAATGTTTATATTACAGACGCAGCAGAATATGAAAAAACCTTTGAAAGGTTTGAGGAAAGAATTTCGAGACATGGAATGAGTCTCGGAGAAGCATCTACCTTTAGCGAGCATCAGGCAGGGTTGATATGGATTCTTTTGATGGTGGTTGGTGTAGCAGCAGGCATGGTTTTAGTGATGAAAAAACTATTGCCGTTACCGAATATGTTGTGGGGGATCTTATTAGTGCTAGTGATTTCTGCATTATTTGGGTTATGGATGCTGAGACCAACCTGGGGCGAAAAATTAATTGCATTGGCAGGCGCCGTCATTTTTCCATCTTTAGGGATGCATTATTTCTGTGAAGATTTGTGGAAGATATCTCTAATGGAGAAAAAGCAGAAGGCTTTACAGGCGTTTTCAATTGGTATTTTAATATTATTGAAAGTAACGGCCATTTCTGCTATTGGTGCTATTATCGTTGCGGCTGTCCTTTCTGATGTCCGCTATTTATTGGAGATGGATATTTTTCGCGGGGTTAAAATAGCACAATTAATTCCTATTGGCGTTTTTGCTTTGCAGTTTATGTATTTCTTCGGATATAAACGAAAAGAGGAAGAGGTATATAGTCCTCAGATAAGGCTTTATGAAATCAGAAGCTTATTAATGGAAAATATAAAAATCATTTATGTGGCCGTACTCGGTTTGGTGATGATCACAGGGTATGTTTACCTTGCTCGAACAGGGCACGAAGGGAATCTTCAACCACTAGAATTAGAAATGATTATTCGAAACTTCTTGGAAGAAAAGCTATTGGTGCGTCCAAGAACAAAGGAGTTTACGGTAGCCTTTCCAGCTCTAATGCTTGGCGGATACATTGCATCATTAAGATTTAAATCCTTATTATTTCTTACAGGAATGGCGGCTGTAATAGGGCAGACTTCAATAGTCAACACATTTAGTCATTTGCGGACTCCGGTCTATGTATCTGTTATCAGAACTATTTATTCACTGATTGCTTCTGTTCCATTTTTTGCTGCCTATTTACTGGGATTAATGATGTTGGTAGCTATCTTTAAGCGATGGATTCGACCAATGTGGGATACGCTGGATCTTGACAGAAATCAATCGTAA
- a CDS encoding type II toxin-antitoxin system PemK/MazF family toxin: MERGAMVKRGEIYYADLSPAVGSEQGGIRPVLIVQNNIGNRYSPTVIVAAITTQINKAKLPTHIEVKAPDYGLVKDSVILLEQIRTIDKKRLQQRLGRMDDESMDEVNQVLMISLGLMDF; the protein is encoded by the coding sequence ATGGAAAGAGGTGCCATGGTAAAACGAGGAGAAATATACTATGCTGATTTAAGTCCTGCGGTCGGGTCAGAGCAGGGAGGGATCCGACCGGTTTTGATTGTACAGAACAATATTGGGAATCGATACAGTCCGACGGTTATTGTTGCAGCAATAACAACGCAGATCAATAAGGCGAAACTTCCAACCCATATTGAAGTAAAAGCTCCTGATTATGGGCTGGTTAAAGATTCGGTAATTTTACTGGAACAAATAAGAACCATAGACAAAAAACGACTTCAGCAACGATTAGGAAGAATGGATGATGAATCGATGGATGAAGTTAATCAAGTGTTAATGATTAGTTTAGGACTTATGGATTTTTAG
- a CDS encoding ribbon-helix-helix domain-containing protein — MKKPEQLLTISLPENLIRELDHFRKREHKSRNQIVKEAIHFFMCEKSKTLMHEEMKNGYEEMGTINLALAEIGLCIEYALLENYEDEMPEWKEVPW, encoded by the coding sequence ATGAAGAAGCCGGAACAGTTGCTAACCATTAGTTTACCAGAAAACTTAATACGCGAATTAGACCACTTCAGGAAGCGCGAACATAAGAGTAGAAATCAAATTGTCAAGGAAGCGATTCATTTTTTTATGTGTGAAAAAAGTAAAACACTCATGCATGAAGAAATGAAGAATGGATACGAAGAAATGGGAACTATCAACTTGGCTTTGGCAGAAATCGGTCTTTGTATAGAGTATGCGTTGTTAGAGAATTATGAAGACGAAATGCCGGAATGGAAAGAGGTGCCATGGTAA
- the alr gene encoding alanine racemase encodes MKKDSLLRPVWAEINLDHLTHNMNEVRRNIPDSTQICAVIKANGYGHGAVQISRHLEDMGIERMAVATLTEAMELRNAGYKKNLMVLGYTPDDSVDDAIEKEIILTIYTFEQAIYLSKRSQVMNRTAVVHIKLDTGMSRLGFQPNEESVKAILEIGKLENVKIEGLYTHFAAADESNKKETLIQMERYHQFCQQLEAEGGHIPIKHIANSAATMDMPETHLDMVRVGIMMYGLYPSEEVDHQNIKLKRVMALKTKVAHVKEIEAGTGVSYGLTFRASQKMTVATLPIGYADGFTRMLGENATVTIRGSECPVIGRICMDQCMVDVTGIEVNRGDEVILYALEEEQGKTVDEVARSLGTINYEIVCMVGRRVPRVYILNDTIIEYHDDLLESCVDIF; translated from the coding sequence ATGAAAAAAGATAGTTTGCTTAGACCTGTATGGGCAGAAATTAACCTGGATCATTTAACCCATAATATGAATGAAGTTAGAAGGAACATACCGGACAGCACGCAAATATGTGCTGTGATCAAAGCCAATGGATATGGTCATGGAGCTGTTCAGATTTCCAGGCATCTAGAGGATATGGGTATTGAAAGAATGGCTGTGGCAACGTTAACAGAAGCGATGGAATTGCGCAATGCAGGGTATAAGAAAAACCTGATGGTACTAGGATATACCCCGGATGACAGTGTTGATGATGCCATAGAAAAAGAAATCATCCTAACCATTTATACATTTGAACAGGCCATATATTTATCAAAACGGTCACAAGTAATGAACAGAACAGCTGTTGTACACATAAAACTGGATACGGGAATGTCCAGGCTTGGGTTTCAGCCTAATGAAGAATCGGTTAAAGCAATTTTAGAAATAGGAAAGCTTGAAAATGTAAAAATAGAAGGACTCTATACCCACTTTGCAGCGGCAGACGAATCAAACAAAAAAGAAACATTGATACAAATGGAGCGGTATCATCAATTTTGTCAGCAACTAGAGGCTGAAGGTGGTCATATTCCTATAAAACATATTGCCAACAGTGCCGCAACAATGGATATGCCTGAAACTCATCTCGATATGGTAAGGGTAGGGATCATGATGTATGGGCTTTATCCTTCAGAGGAAGTAGATCATCAGAATATTAAACTTAAAAGAGTCATGGCGCTAAAAACAAAAGTAGCTCATGTGAAAGAGATTGAAGCTGGAACAGGTGTCAGCTATGGACTTACTTTTAGGGCTTCACAAAAAATGACTGTTGCGACACTGCCGATCGGTTATGCGGATGGATTTACCAGAATGCTTGGTGAAAACGCAACCGTAACCATTAGGGGATCTGAATGTCCGGTAATAGGACGAATATGCATGGATCAATGCATGGTTGATGTAACAGGGATAGAAGTAAACCGAGGCGATGAAGTGATCCTTTATGCCCTGGAGGAAGAACAGGGGAAAACCGTTGATGAAGTAGCTCGTAGCCTTGGCACCATTAATTATGAAATTGTATGCATGGTTGGAAGGCGGGTGCCGAGAGTATATATCTTAAATGACACAATAATAGAATATCATGATGATCTTCTTGAAAGCTGCGTTGACATATTCTGA
- the acpS gene encoding holo-ACP synthase produces the protein MIVSTGIDLIEICRIKKAVEKHTGFLDKILTAEEKKQYRERGGKAETVAGIFAAKEAASKVLGTGIGKVGWHDIVVLKNMEGVPSITLKNNALSVAKEKGIKHIHISITHTKELAMAYAIGENNSFKEGVSLDEKR, from the coding sequence ATGATTGTTTCTACAGGTATCGATCTTATTGAAATTTGTCGCATAAAAAAAGCTGTGGAAAAACATACTGGATTTTTGGATAAAATACTGACAGCTGAAGAAAAAAAGCAATATCGGGAACGTGGAGGTAAAGCAGAGACTGTAGCAGGAATTTTTGCAGCAAAAGAGGCGGCGTCCAAAGTTTTGGGAACTGGTATAGGTAAAGTGGGATGGCATGATATTGTGGTGTTGAAAAACATGGAAGGCGTTCCATCTATTACCCTAAAAAACAATGCTTTGTCTGTTGCTAAAGAGAAAGGAATTAAGCATATCCATATTAGTATTACACACACTAAGGAGCTAGCAATGGCTTATGCAATTGGGGAAAACAACTCTTTTAAGGAAGGAGTATCACTCGATGAAAAAAGATAG
- a CDS encoding complex I subunit 5 family protein — protein sequence MNLARIIIQIGLPLLFVAFVAMEVVVIPLVGSKERRLRRALVKAYILITTILFLLTFPEVLREPIIYNITGVFETGIFFKIDLLNFPLLILAGMLWLVIGYFSREDINYIFYTVTYIATIGTLLAGDLLSFFLFFEIMTFASYALMVYHRGDEQLEAGFVYIYMGIIGGLMILSGILMLSAYTATFEWTTLAVRFSELGYIKYMIAFFLIVGFGIKAGMAPFHFWMPKVYDGAPIAVIALSSGVLIKVGAYGILKVLSVTFSVDATQGLQFYPKLWEVSENIGFVVIWLGILTMVVGVFMALQQASTKKMLAYHSVSQMGYIIMGAGVAAYLGYIGPMGFVGSMYHMLNHSLFKVLLFMVAGVVYYQTGETNMYKMGSLWRKMPITAALCLIAALGITGMPLFNGYASKTVLHHAIEEAFLYGHPSFEYAEWIFTVVSAGTVCSFIKFFYFIFLRKNKDNETLTIEDPKTMNIPMGILAAFIIFFGVAPNWLMDTALIPAAMAFSYDPEFISNYLIDMNFWNWKDLSGMIIVYALGLGMFLIGMKFHLFHLKLPSWANAERYIYSPVHTVCEKFPDFCVQRYEKPIIFGDTLIYAILLSVILAMLVISRVFV from the coding sequence GTGAATCTGGCACGTATCATTATTCAAATAGGCTTACCGTTATTATTTGTTGCTTTTGTTGCCATGGAAGTCGTTGTTATCCCGTTGGTAGGCTCGAAAGAAAGACGACTGAGAAGAGCTTTAGTAAAAGCATATATTTTAATAACCACCATATTATTTCTTCTGACATTTCCGGAAGTATTAAGAGAACCCATTATTTATAATATTACCGGTGTTTTCGAAACAGGTATATTTTTCAAAATAGATCTGTTGAACTTTCCTTTGCTGATATTGGCAGGGATGCTATGGTTAGTAATTGGTTACTTTAGCCGCGAAGACATTAATTATATATTCTACACCGTAACCTATATTGCGACGATAGGAACGCTTTTAGCAGGGGATTTATTGAGTTTCTTCCTCTTTTTTGAAATCATGACCTTTGCTTCCTATGCGTTAATGGTATATCATCGAGGAGATGAACAACTAGAAGCTGGGTTTGTATATATTTATATGGGTATTATTGGTGGACTGATGATTCTTAGTGGTATTTTGATGCTGTCGGCTTACACGGCAACTTTCGAATGGACAACGCTAGCTGTTCGGTTCAGCGAACTGGGGTACATCAAATACATGATAGCATTTTTCTTAATTGTGGGTTTTGGAATAAAAGCAGGAATGGCACCCTTTCACTTTTGGATGCCTAAAGTCTATGATGGAGCACCTATTGCGGTAATAGCACTATCGTCAGGCGTTTTGATTAAAGTAGGAGCCTATGGAATCTTAAAAGTGTTGTCTGTAACTTTTTCTGTTGATGCAACGCAGGGCCTTCAATTTTATCCAAAGCTATGGGAAGTATCAGAAAATATAGGCTTTGTAGTGATATGGCTTGGTATTTTAACGATGGTAGTCGGTGTTTTTATGGCACTTCAACAGGCAAGCACAAAAAAAATGCTTGCTTATCATAGTGTTTCACAAATGGGTTATATCATTATGGGAGCAGGTGTTGCAGCGTATCTTGGTTACATTGGACCAATGGGATTTGTAGGAAGTATGTACCATATGTTGAACCATTCTTTATTTAAGGTATTGCTGTTTATGGTAGCAGGGGTGGTCTACTATCAGACCGGAGAAACGAACATGTATAAAATGGGAAGCTTATGGAGAAAGATGCCCATAACGGCTGCTCTTTGTTTAATAGCGGCTCTTGGTATTACAGGGATGCCTCTGTTTAATGGTTATGCTAGCAAGACGGTGTTGCACCATGCGATTGAAGAGGCGTTTCTCTATGGGCATCCCTCCTTTGAATATGCTGAATGGATTTTTACGGTGGTAAGCGCTGGAACCGTATGTTCATTTATAAAGTTTTTCTACTTTATTTTTCTAAGAAAGAACAAAGACAATGAAACCTTAACAATCGAAGACCCTAAAACCATGAATATCCCAATGGGAATTTTAGCTGCTTTTATTATTTTCTTTGGAGTAGCTCCCAACTGGCTGATGGATACAGCCTTAATACCTGCAGCAATGGCATTTTCCTATGATCCTGAATTTATATCTAATTATTTGATCGATATGAATTTCTGGAACTGGAAAGATCTTAGTGGTATGATTATCGTATATGCCCTTGGACTGGGGATGTTTCTTATAGGAATGAAATTTCATTTATTCCATCTTAAACTGCCTAGCTGGGCGAATGCCGAAAGATATATTTATTCACCTGTCCATACGGTGTGTGAAAAATTTCCGGACTTCTGTGTCCAAAGATATGAAAAGCCAATTATATTTGGTGACACATTAATTTATGCGATTTTATTGTCTGTTATTTTAGCGATGCTGGTGATTTCCCGGGTTTTTGTTTAG
- a CDS encoding complex I subunit 5 family protein produces the protein MGEIENMKNTSQGKPLNKWYQNITKDYFCVSCIIMFGISLILVALFVIATYGYREGELYCRYLGLCSGNFTIIDRAIHFPYLPLLAMLIPFIGGPLEAYVGKRSDRLRDLIVVFSTFATFLVIMAMYPQVIDGGIQNEIPGVFGYGLHFNVDMLSYIMVSTAGILWLMVSIYSHEYMMTEYHRERFYLFKAITFSGVLGTVMAGDILTMFLFFEIMTFSSYLLVAHNQSPDSILAGNNYIYMGVGGGLAVLVGMLLLLFNTNHLDFVFLAMELSDTGWLQYAISFLFLVGFGIKAGMLPLHIWLPKAHPVAPTPASALLSGLLIKIGAYGLLRIATSFFMPAGHLVSGRDDPLWSLSTNMGAIVIWIGIFTMAVGVFMALQQGDMKKMLAYHSISQMGYIIMGVGVASYLGYIGAMGFAGSIYHTVNHALFKALLFMVAGVVYLKTHEKNMYNLGGLWRQMPFSAFVCLVAALGITGMPGFNGFASKSVLHHAIDEAYQYGHHSFKYAEVIFTIVSAGTVCSFIKMFSYVFLGKCPEKHQNLSKSGNGMMQMAMGGIALLIIGIGLAPNYLMDHFIIPAAKTFTYDPNFIESYLVGMNFFNAKDVMGMIPVYFLGFGIFFAGKKFDLFHLHMPKWMDFEFVMYKPVARIVMTFSRKITDQYEVRTNNADVYIYAMILVATLFFLTVFIR, from the coding sequence ATGGGGGAAATAGAAAATATGAAAAACACATCTCAGGGAAAACCGCTTAATAAATGGTATCAAAACATTACAAAAGATTATTTTTGTGTCAGCTGTATTATTATGTTTGGCATTTCGTTAATCCTGGTAGCTCTTTTTGTGATTGCTACTTATGGGTATCGGGAAGGCGAGCTGTATTGTCGATACCTTGGACTATGTAGTGGCAACTTTACGATCATTGATAGGGCGATTCATTTTCCGTACCTGCCCTTATTGGCAATGCTGATACCTTTTATTGGTGGTCCGTTGGAAGCTTATGTTGGAAAAAGGTCGGATCGCTTAAGAGACCTTATTGTTGTCTTTTCAACCTTTGCCACTTTTCTGGTTATTATGGCGATGTATCCCCAGGTGATAGATGGTGGTATTCAGAATGAAATACCAGGTGTATTTGGTTATGGTCTTCATTTTAATGTCGATATGTTAAGTTATATCATGGTGAGTACGGCTGGAATACTTTGGCTGATGGTAAGCATTTATTCTCATGAATATATGATGACTGAATACCATCGAGAACGGTTTTACTTATTTAAGGCAATTACCTTCAGTGGTGTGCTAGGCACTGTTATGGCTGGCGATATTTTGACCATGTTCTTATTCTTTGAAATTATGACCTTTAGCTCCTATCTTTTAGTAGCTCATAACCAGTCACCGGATTCGATTCTTGCAGGGAATAACTATATTTACATGGGTGTAGGTGGTGGTCTGGCTGTTTTAGTAGGCATGCTGTTACTATTATTTAATACGAATCATCTTGATTTTGTCTTTTTAGCCATGGAACTTAGTGATACGGGATGGCTTCAATATGCGATATCCTTCTTGTTTCTGGTGGGTTTTGGAATAAAAGCAGGAATGCTTCCACTACATATTTGGCTCCCAAAAGCTCATCCGGTTGCACCGACTCCTGCCTCAGCATTGCTTTCTGGGCTGTTAATCAAAATTGGCGCCTATGGCTTGCTAAGAATTGCGACAAGTTTTTTTATGCCTGCAGGACACCTTGTTTCAGGCAGAGATGACCCTTTATGGAGCTTGTCGACAAATATGGGCGCTATTGTTATCTGGATTGGGATTTTCACCATGGCTGTTGGTGTTTTTATGGCACTCCAACAAGGTGATATGAAAAAAATGTTAGCATATCACAGTATTAGCCAAATGGGATATATTATCATGGGTGTTGGTGTAGCGTCCTATTTAGGATATATTGGTGCCATGGGTTTTGCGGGAAGCATTTACCATACCGTAAATCATGCTTTGTTTAAGGCATTACTGTTTATGGTGGCAGGCGTAGTGTACCTTAAAACCCATGAGAAAAACATGTATAACCTGGGTGGCTTGTGGAGACAAATGCCATTTTCGGCTTTCGTATGTCTTGTGGCGGCTCTCGGAATTACCGGGATGCCAGGTTTCAATGGATTTGCCAGTAAATCCGTACTTCATCATGCCATTGACGAAGCTTATCAGTATGGGCATCACTCTTTTAAGTATGCGGAAGTGATTTTTACCATTGTAAGTGCGGGAACTGTATGTTCCTTTATAAAAATGTTTTCCTACGTTTTTCTAGGAAAATGTCCTGAAAAGCATCAGAACCTTTCGAAAAGCGGTAATGGCATGATGCAAATGGCAATGGGAGGCATTGCGTTACTAATTATAGGGATTGGATTGGCACCGAACTATCTAATGGATCACTTTATTATTCCGGCGGCAAAAACATTTACTTATGATCCGAATTTTATCGAAAGTTATCTGGTGGGTATGAACTTTTTTAATGCGAAAGATGTCATGGGAATGATTCCGGTTTATTTCCTTGGTTTTGGGATTTTCTTTGCAGGGAAAAAATTCGATCTTTTTCACCTTCACATGCCCAAATGGATGGATTTTGAATTTGTTATGTATAAACCGGTTGCAAGAATAGTAATGACTTTCTCTCGAAAGATAACAGATCAATATGAAGTGAGGACAAATAATGCGGATGTATATATATATGCAATGATCCTCGTCGCAACACTGTTTTTTCTAACAGTGTTTATTCGCTAA
- a CDS encoding complex I subunit 5 family protein, with amino-acid sequence MISMHLPVYVLLILLATALIIPLASKLSNMEIKIHMTYSLVVACLLSIATVVRVFQAGAYTYHFGLRDPMIGIEFVVDEFSAIMVALVLILSTLVVFYSYRDIEHEIYPHLVPGYYTLVFLLMFSMIGMILTNDLFNLYVFMEILSLTSCGIVSIKRKKENLLASMKYLMLGTIGSVSILMGMAFLYMVTGNLNMTLNYEVIQEVWHIYPRNILVALGFILTGFGIKAAVFPLHTWLPDAHSTAPTPSSALLSGLVVKIYLFAVIKMIYRVIGFDIVYQLDIPLFLTYFAMIGMIMGSVFAIGQKDIKRILAYSSVAQIGYIVLGIGLATERGLSVALFHVVTHALMKSALFLSAGAIIYQTGKRDVRHFEGIGYQMPVSMIIFTIGALGMIGIPGINGFMSKWYLSLAVLDAGRPLILLVILLSSFLNAVYYLPIIISAFLKESADRENVMVVDDVPKSMTIPMSIIAGLCILIGFFPQIIMVFIERAIPTFF; translated from the coding sequence ATGATTAGTATGCATCTTCCTGTTTATGTATTACTTATCCTGCTGGCAACGGCCCTTATCATTCCGTTGGCATCAAAATTATCCAATATGGAAATAAAAATTCATATGACCTATTCGTTGGTAGTAGCTTGCCTGCTCTCTATTGCCACAGTTGTAAGGGTATTTCAGGCAGGTGCTTATACTTATCACTTCGGACTTAGAGATCCGATGATAGGGATAGAATTTGTGGTTGATGAGTTTTCGGCTATTATGGTGGCGTTGGTGTTAATATTATCAACATTGGTGGTGTTTTATTCTTACCGTGACATCGAACATGAAATATATCCACATTTAGTCCCGGGGTATTATACACTTGTTTTTTTGCTGATGTTCTCTATGATTGGGATGATCTTAACGAACGATCTTTTTAACTTGTATGTTTTTATGGAGATACTCTCATTAACATCCTGTGGTATTGTATCCATAAAAAGGAAAAAAGAAAATTTACTGGCGAGTATGAAATATCTAATGCTGGGAACAATCGGATCTGTTTCAATCCTTATGGGAATGGCCTTTTTATATATGGTGACAGGAAACTTAAATATGACTCTGAATTATGAAGTGATTCAGGAAGTATGGCATATCTACCCAAGAAATATCTTAGTTGCTTTAGGTTTTATTCTTACGGGTTTTGGTATTAAGGCGGCGGTTTTTCCACTGCACACCTGGTTGCCGGATGCACACTCAACAGCACCAACGCCTTCAAGTGCATTGTTATCTGGACTAGTAGTGAAAATATATCTTTTTGCAGTGATTAAAATGATTTATCGAGTGATTGGATTTGATATTGTCTATCAATTGGATATACCTCTTTTCCTTACATACTTTGCAATGATTGGAATGATTATGGGGTCTGTTTTTGCTATTGGGCAAAAGGATATCAAACGCATCCTTGCCTACTCCAGTGTTGCTCAAATAGGTTACATTGTTTTGGGTATCGGATTGGCGACGGAACGTGGGCTTTCGGTAGCTTTATTTCATGTCGTGACTCATGCCCTGATGAAATCTGCACTGTTTTTAAGTGCGGGAGCCATTATTTATCAAACGGGGAAAAGGGATGTCCGGCATTTTGAGGGTATTGGATATCAAATGCCCGTCAGCATGATCATTTTTACGATTGGTGCTTTGGGAATGATCGGGATTCCCGGAATAAATGGATTTATGAGTAAGTGGTATTTAAGTTTAGCTGTTTTAGATGCAGGTCGGCCATTGATTTTGCTTGTGATTTTATTAAGTAGTTTTTTGAATGCTGTTTATTATTTGCCGATTATCATTAGTGCGTTTCTTAAAGAAAGTGCTGACAGAGAGAATGTAATGGTAGTAGATGATGTTCCCAAAAGTATGACCATACCAATGTCCATTATTGCTGGACTATGTATTCTGATAGGTTTTTTTCCGCAGATCATTATGGTATTTATTGAGAGAGCTATTCCGACGTTTTTCTGA
- a CDS encoding cation:proton antiporter subunit C produces the protein MQIQFFLQNINYIGSSCLFVIGLYTVLTHPNLIKKIIGINIMETSVFLFFVSIGFVQGGSAPIIKASGNEAMHYVNPLPSALILTGIVVAVSITVYGLSMIIKIYDAYGTIELDEIMQIRSGKVND, from the coding sequence GTGCAGATTCAATTTTTTCTCCAAAATATAAATTATATAGGGTCATCCTGTCTTTTTGTCATTGGACTTTATACGGTGCTAACCCATCCGAATCTGATCAAAAAAATAATAGGAATTAATATTATGGAAACTTCTGTTTTTCTTTTCTTTGTTTCTATTGGTTTTGTTCAAGGAGGTAGCGCACCGATTATTAAGGCATCTGGAAATGAAGCGATGCACTATGTTAACCCATTGCCTTCTGCATTAATACTGACCGGTATTGTGGTGGCTGTCAGCATTACAGTATATGGACTAAGCATGATCATAAAAATTTATGATGCTTACGGCACGATTGAGCTTGATGAGATTATGCAGATAAGGAGTGGAAAAGTTAATGATTAG
- a CDS encoding MnhB domain-containing protein yields the protein MDDLIVRNISRMIIPFIQLYGIFVIFHGHLSPGGGFPGGAILGASIILYTLAFGAEKGHKKLPHSTSKWLESGAIIWFILLGLFGIFTGHVFLTNKAAGFYMGEVGDIISGGFIPLVTLAIGIKVGSTMITLFHTMIEEEEH from the coding sequence ATGGATGATTTAATTGTTAGGAATATTAGTCGGATGATTATTCCTTTTATTCAATTATATGGTATCTTTGTTATTTTTCATGGACACCTATCTCCTGGTGGTGGATTTCCTGGAGGTGCCATTCTGGGTGCTAGTATTATTCTTTATACATTAGCCTTTGGTGCGGAGAAGGGACATAAAAAACTACCACATTCTACATCAAAATGGTTAGAGAGTGGTGCTATTATTTGGTTTATCTTACTAGGTCTTTTTGGGATTTTTACCGGGCATGTTTTTTTAACAAACAAAGCGGCTGGATTTTATATGGGTGAAGTCGGAGATATTATTAGTGGTGGATTTATTCCTTTGGTTACCTTAGCTATTGGAATAAAAGTTGGTAGTACGATGATCACGTTATTTCATACTATGATAGAAGAAGAGGAGCATTGA